CCGGGCGGAACGAGGTCCAGATCGTGCCACGTCAGGGAACTGGCACACGTGTCGAGCATCCCCCCGACGAACCAGGTCTCGGCCGGTATCGAGATGCCCGCGGCGGCGAGTCGCTGCCGGACGCGCGGGTCATTGGCCATCATCGCGAAGGCCCGCGCATTGGGGCCGCCACGCCCTCCGCCGCAGGCACCGCAGTCGTAGGCACTCTCGTGCGGATTGTTGCGACTCGACGACCCATGGCCGACGACGGCGACAAGCCTGGCGAAGCCCGTCGTGAGGCCGATGTCCTCGAGCACGCGACGGACCGCCGCCACCATCTCATCCACATCGAAGCCGGCTGCGGCGCCGGCGCCGCGCTCCGGGCCCGCGCGGCGTTCCAGCGCCAGCCGCGTGCGGATCCGGCCACGCGACAGCTCGCTCGCCGTACGCCCGATCCAGGCGGCGTGCCGCGGAAAGGCGACACGGGCCACCAGCGGGACGGCGGCCAGCGCCCCGACCAGCGGCGTGAACAGCCCGCCCCGCACGAGCGTCCGGCTGCCCGCCGTGAGGCCATTCGACAACTGGCCAAAACGCCGGCGCAGTGCCTGGCGAACCGCCTGGAAACCAGCCGCCTCCTCCAGCGGCAGTTCAAGCACCGTGTGCCGGGGCCGCATCACGATCGGGCACAGCGGCGTCGCGTGCCAATCGTCGAGCCCCTGGTAGTACATGGGCACGCCGAAGAATCCAGCCGTGCCAAACGTCTCGTGCTCCGCGCCGAGTTCCTCGACGTGACGTCGAAACGATTCGCACCGCTCGTCGATGCACAGCACCCATTGCACTGCGGGCCTCGCGGTCGCACCGGCCTGCACCGGCCGCGCAATCGCGTCGTGCGCGGCGAGCGCGTCGAGCATCTCGATGCGGTGACGACGCTCGTAGTCGAGGTGGAAGAGCCGGCGGCGTGCGATCGAATCGAACGACCCGATCGCAGCCTCGAGGCGGCGGATCTCGTCCTCGTCGAGGCTGCGGATCGCGCCGGCCGACAGTCCGACGAGCTGCGCCACCTGGTGGAGGCGGAACGCCCGCACGAGAGCGCCCTGGTCGCGACGCTGCGGATGGCGCTCGCGAAGTTCATCGCGGAAACCCTGCAGACCCGCCCCGGTGCCGTTTTCGCGATAGCCCATCCGCCGCGCACACCATTCGGTCGCGACCCGGTCGCAGACAAGGCGCAGGGCGAGGAAGTCGAGCAGTCGCGCTGGCACGGCCTCGACCGGGGCCCGGTCGGGCCGCTCCTCGAACTGCCGGATCATGCCGGCCCAGCCCCTGAGCGAAAGCAGCGACTGCGTCACGAAGGCGGGCCATTCGCTCCGGGGAATGCCCAGACTCTCGAGCTCCCGCTCGACGCATTCCTCCGCGGCCAGCCCCCTGACGTGCAGCAGGGCGTCCGGCAGCCGAGCGCTCCACGCCGCCGTCGGTCCGAGGCGGCCGGAATAGAGCCGTGCCACGGCCTCGAGGATGCCCAGTTCACGGCCAGGCATCGCCCATGTGGCAACGCCCTGGTCGAGGAACGCGGCGCAAAGCCGGATGAGCAGGGGATGGACGAGCGCGTCGGTGTCGAGCGTTGGCTCGATTGCGAGGATCAGGTCACGCAGACGCACCGGCAGCCGCACGAGTCCTCTGCCGGGACGGGCCATGGCCGCCGCCTCGACGCAGGCATGCCACAGGTCGGCACACACGCGGCGGTCCTTGTCGGGTCCGGCAACGTCGCCGGACATGCTGCCGCCTCCGGACAGCAGTCGGCGCCGCATCTCGGGAGACAGGTCGGGTCGCAGTCGTTCGATCAAGCTGCTCTCGGTAAGCGTCCAGCGGACGGAATCGTCGGTCTCCTCGCGGACGGCATGCAGGAGCAGCGCCCGATGCAGATCGACGAGTGGCA
The nucleotide sequence above comes from Planctomycetia bacterium. Encoded proteins:
- a CDS encoding UPF0753 protein → MHPSADTRSEIARLVADAARFLPAQGPIAVFIHHNTLHAFEDRPFEEAVVEAARLLGTEPFLTETRYREELARGRIRMADIDAELAVRNAGVPVPALAAGRVPLVDLHRALLLHAVREETDDSVRWTLTESSLIERLRPDLSPEMRRRLLSGGGSMSGDVAGPDKDRRVCADLWHACVEAAAMARPGRGLVRLPVRLRDLILAIEPTLDTDALVHPLLIRLCAAFLDQGVATWAMPGRELGILEAVARLYSGRLGPTAAWSARLPDALLHVRGLAAEECVERELESLGIPRSEWPAFVTQSLLSLRGWAGMIRQFEERPDRAPVEAVPARLLDFLALRLVCDRVATEWCARRMGYRENGTGAGLQGFRDELRERHPQRRDQGALVRAFRLHQVAQLVGLSAGAIRSLDEDEIRRLEAAIGSFDSIARRRLFHLDYERRHRIEMLDALAAHDAIARPVQAGATARPAVQWVLCIDERCESFRRHVEELGAEHETFGTAGFFGVPMYYQGLDDWHATPLCPIVMRPRHTVLELPLEEAAGFQAVRQALRRRFGQLSNGLTAGSRTLVRGGLFTPLVGALAAVPLVARVAFPRHAAWIGRTASELSRGRIRTRLALERRAGPERGAGAAAGFDVDEMVAAVRRVLEDIGLTTGFARLVAVVGHGSSSRNNPHESAYDCGACGGGRGGPNARAFAMMANDPRVRQRLAAAGISIPAETWFVGGMLDTCASSLTWHDLDLVPPGHTADVARMRDCAERVAMADAHERCRRFETAPAGMTAIEARAHVEGRSVDLAQVRPELGHATNAVCIIGRRALTRGLFLDRRAFLVSYDPTADADGAILARTLAAVGPVGAGINLEYYFSLVDRLGYGAGTKLPHNITGLLGVMDGHASDLRTGLPWQMVEIHEPVRLLVVIDAAEATILRAAADVPAVQRLAVNRWIQLVSWDPETGRLGVFTDAGFVPHVPERHDLPVVDRSILWYAGHRDHLRPARVLAALGSARPPRGGRGR